A DNA window from Bdellovibrio sp. BCCA contains the following coding sequences:
- a CDS encoding RNA recognition motif domain-containing protein — MAKKLYVGNLPYSVDDEALHQHFAQFGAVDSAKVIMDRETGRSKGFGFVEMADDSAADQAIEKANGYELNGRAINVSEARPQAPREGGPRRGGFGGGRDGGPRRGGFGGGDRGPRGPRN, encoded by the coding sequence GTGGCTAAAAAATTATACGTAGGAAACTTGCCTTACTCAGTTGACGATGAGGCTCTTCACCAACACTTCGCTCAATTCGGAGCGGTTGATTCTGCAAAAGTTATCATGGACAGAGAAACAGGCCGTTCTAAAGGTTTCGGCTTTGTTGAAATGGCTGATGACTCTGCTGCTGATCAAGCAATCGAAAAAGCAAACGGTTACGAACTAAACGGTCGCGCTATCAACGTATCTGAAGCTCGCCCACAAGCTCCTCGTGAGGGTGGCCCTCGTCGCGGTGGTTTCGGTGGCGGTCGTGACGGCGGTCCTCGTCGTGGCGGTTTCGGCGGTGGCGACCGTGGTCCACGCGGTCCTCGCAACTAG
- a CDS encoding arylesterase, which yields MRPFLFSLLIIFSCSFSFAQKKLIVLGDSLTEGFGVAKEAAYPAVLEKKLHEAGKKEWTVINSGVSGSTTASAVTRMKWLYKSKPDAVLLVLGANDGLRGLKIEDSEKHLAEAIEYSQKQNVRVILGGLYMPPNYGAAYTGKFKKMYESLSKKYKLTFIPFVLDKVGGNPKYNLADGIHPNEEGHKIIADNIFQVLKGEL from the coding sequence ATGAGACCTTTTTTATTTTCTCTTCTCATCATCTTTTCTTGTTCATTTTCTTTTGCGCAGAAAAAGTTAATCGTGCTTGGTGATTCACTCACGGAAGGGTTCGGTGTTGCTAAAGAAGCGGCTTATCCTGCTGTGCTTGAAAAAAAACTACATGAAGCGGGTAAAAAAGAATGGACGGTTATTAATTCGGGCGTGAGTGGTTCTACGACGGCTTCGGCGGTGACACGTATGAAGTGGTTGTATAAGTCCAAGCCTGATGCTGTTCTGCTTGTTCTAGGCGCGAACGACGGACTTCGTGGTCTTAAGATTGAAGACAGTGAAAAGCATTTGGCGGAAGCCATTGAGTATTCGCAAAAGCAAAATGTGCGTGTGATTTTGGGTGGCCTCTATATGCCTCCGAATTATGGTGCTGCATACACCGGAAAATTTAAAAAGATGTACGAGTCTTTGTCGAAGAAGTACAAGCTCACTTTCATTCCATTCGTTTTAGATAAGGTCGGTGGAAATCCTAAATATAATTTAGCTGACGGCATTCATCCTAACGAAGAGGGACATAAAATTATTGCTGACAACATCTTCCAAGTTTTAAAGGGGGAGTTGTGA
- a CDS encoding YajQ family cyclic di-GMP-binding protein → MPSFDIVSEIDTQEVDNAINQARKEVEGRYDFKGSKAEIQWDKKEITLLAEDEYKVEAMGSILQTKLHRRGIDIKAIKFEKIEEAGGRMLRRKVTLVQGIDREIAKDVIKLIKDSKLKVQPAVADDKIKVSSKSIDELQECISLVRGGNFPIPLQYNNMRS, encoded by the coding sequence ATGCCTTCGTTTGATATTGTTTCTGAAATCGATACTCAAGAAGTAGATAATGCTATTAACCAAGCTCGTAAAGAGGTTGAGGGGCGTTACGATTTTAAAGGCAGTAAGGCTGAGATTCAGTGGGACAAAAAAGAAATCACTTTGCTCGCTGAGGACGAATATAAAGTTGAGGCCATGGGCAGTATCTTGCAGACAAAGTTGCACCGTCGCGGCATCGATATTAAGGCTATTAAGTTTGAAAAAATTGAAGAAGCCGGTGGTCGTATGCTGCGCCGAAAGGTCACATTGGTTCAAGGTATTGACCGCGAAATTGCTAAAGATGTTATTAAATTGATTAAGGATTCTAAGCTGAAAGTGCAGCCTGCGGTTGCGGACGACAAGATCAAAGTTTCGTCAAAAAGTATTGATGAATTGCAGGAATGTATCAGCCTAGTACGCGGTGGTAATTTTCCGATTCCCTTACAATATAATAATATGCGTTCGTAA
- a CDS encoding ABC transporter ATP-binding protein — MSLVLSSVRKSFRQGETEIQVLKSLDVTIEPGQVVSIVGQSGSGKSTLLSLLAGLERADGGKILVDKVNLLPLSEQEMTLFRAQNIAIVFQQYHLIAHLTALENVMLALEILKLENPRERAEEALKELGLGHRLNHFPSQLSGGECQRVAIARALVVKPKILLADEPSGNLDTQTGDKVMDVFFDIVRKHKITTILVTHSEVLAKKCERILRLEEGHLREV; from the coding sequence GTGAGTTTAGTTTTAAGCAGCGTTCGTAAAAGTTTTCGTCAGGGCGAAACTGAAATCCAAGTTCTAAAAAGTTTGGATGTGACGATTGAGCCAGGACAAGTCGTGTCGATCGTAGGTCAATCCGGCAGTGGTAAATCCACGCTGCTTTCCTTGCTGGCAGGCCTTGAGCGGGCAGACGGTGGAAAAATTCTTGTGGATAAAGTCAATTTGTTGCCGCTCTCGGAGCAAGAGATGACTTTGTTTCGCGCGCAAAATATCGCCATCGTTTTTCAGCAGTACCATTTGATTGCTCACCTCACAGCTTTAGAAAACGTGATGCTCGCCCTTGAGATCTTAAAACTTGAAAATCCGCGCGAGCGTGCTGAAGAAGCATTGAAAGAACTAGGATTAGGACACCGTTTGAACCATTTCCCAAGCCAACTCAGTGGAGGAGAATGTCAACGTGTCGCGATTGCCAGAGCGTTGGTAGTAAAACCTAAAATTTTGTTAGCCGATGAGCCCAGCGGAAATTTAGATACGCAGACGGGTGATAAGGTGATGGATGTCTTCTTTGATATTGTTCGCAAGCATAAGATCACAACCATTCTTGTAACTCACAGTGAAGTCTTAGCAAAAAAATGTGAACGCATCTTGCGCCTTGAAGAAGGTCACCTGAGGGAAGTCTAA
- a CDS encoding ABC transporter permease, whose product MLLRLAVRELLRSWRFGLFFIFNLSLGLTGFVSLQAFNTALESQIKANAKSILSADMAVASRRELTEDEQKKMQAALPPGTEESKIYEFFAMLSSAKGSRLVLVKAIDKSYPFYGELVLQSGKVINSGAEKEILSAPKVWIYPELKSQLGLDVGDEVKVGNLDLKISDLIEKDATQTFRAMSIAPRIFINRDLLPQSGLMQYGSTFSLAHLFKFPANVQEDVVQDNLYKALQDPAINVATPSSAGEDSGRQLGYLSDYLGLVSIIALFMSALGAAYIYRLFLSTRMKEIAILRTLGLQSSQAVGVYIVQASLLGLIATIPTLIFSNLVLPLLSKLLASFTPFNLQPHVNLEAFLVCLFMAVFGSFVVSLPFLVKIFDLKAAKLFSEEKFSVGEGPRRLWPFLPSLVLFYFLSVYQAHSWKIGSIFVGAMVAVIAALLMIGYLTVKLAGFITGFRRWFLKFSFLSLSRRAGASLAIFVALGLGALLINILPQLKNSLQAEFQVEGRSKIPSLFMFDIQDEQLPGVEKILAENNVKPLGLSPLVRARILKVNGQDYERKLETQGFKTREEERDARFRNRGVNLSYRQDLSGTENIVDGRPFSGDFNPAKQKRAELSVEVRFAERMGFKIGDVLVFDVQGVEVEGEIINLRKVKWTSFQPNFFILVQNGVLNEAPKTFIAAIPSLKEEKRTLLQNEIAKEFSNVSVVDVVRTVDDVLNMGERMSWSLELMAALALLTGYIVLFSIVRSQIKLRRWELNMLKILGASWGEVASFILAEFSFLSFLAALTGSLLSIVVSFSLNMFIFESDFTLSWVQPLVSVVLITGLSLLISFLASLDIVRESALSILREER is encoded by the coding sequence ATGCTTTTGCGTCTGGCAGTTCGTGAGCTTTTGCGAAGCTGGCGATTTGGTCTCTTTTTTATTTTTAATTTAAGCTTAGGTTTAACAGGATTTGTATCGTTACAGGCGTTTAATACCGCCCTTGAATCACAAATCAAAGCCAATGCAAAATCCATTTTGTCTGCCGATATGGCGGTGGCTTCCCGCCGTGAACTCACGGAAGACGAACAAAAGAAAATGCAAGCGGCTTTGCCGCCGGGAACGGAAGAGTCCAAGATCTATGAATTCTTTGCGATGCTCAGTTCGGCGAAAGGGTCTCGCCTTGTTTTAGTAAAAGCCATTGATAAGTCTTATCCTTTTTATGGTGAGTTGGTTCTGCAATCTGGAAAAGTCATCAACAGTGGTGCTGAAAAAGAAATTTTAAGTGCGCCCAAGGTTTGGATCTATCCGGAACTAAAATCGCAATTGGGTCTGGATGTGGGCGACGAAGTTAAAGTTGGAAATTTGGACTTAAAAATTTCTGATTTGATTGAAAAAGACGCCACACAAACTTTTAGAGCGATGAGCATTGCGCCGCGGATTTTTATCAACCGTGATTTACTTCCGCAATCAGGACTCATGCAGTATGGAAGTACGTTTTCATTAGCGCATCTTTTTAAATTTCCTGCAAATGTGCAAGAGGATGTTGTTCAGGATAATCTTTATAAAGCTTTGCAAGATCCCGCCATCAATGTGGCAACTCCTTCTTCGGCTGGGGAAGATTCAGGCCGCCAATTAGGTTATCTTTCAGACTACCTGGGACTGGTATCGATCATTGCATTATTTATGTCAGCCTTGGGAGCTGCTTATATCTACCGTCTGTTTCTTTCAACACGCATGAAGGAAATCGCCATTCTAAGAACATTGGGATTGCAAAGCAGTCAGGCGGTCGGCGTCTATATTGTGCAAGCTTCTTTGTTGGGGTTGATTGCCACAATTCCTACTTTGATATTCAGTAATTTAGTTTTGCCACTTTTAAGCAAACTTCTGGCAAGCTTTACACCGTTTAACTTGCAACCTCATGTGAATTTAGAAGCGTTCTTGGTTTGTCTTTTTATGGCGGTCTTTGGAAGCTTTGTTGTCAGTCTTCCTTTCTTGGTTAAGATCTTTGACTTAAAGGCGGCGAAATTATTTAGCGAAGAAAAATTTTCTGTCGGTGAAGGCCCTCGTCGCTTATGGCCATTTTTACCTTCACTCGTTTTGTTTTACTTTCTTTCTGTTTATCAGGCGCACTCTTGGAAAATCGGTAGCATCTTCGTCGGAGCCATGGTTGCAGTTATTGCAGCACTGCTTATGATTGGTTATCTGACGGTGAAGCTTGCGGGCTTTATTACGGGATTCCGCCGTTGGTTTCTTAAATTCAGTTTCTTAAGTCTTTCCCGCAGAGCGGGAGCAAGTCTTGCGATCTTTGTGGCTTTGGGCCTTGGCGCATTGTTAATCAATATCTTGCCGCAATTAAAAAATTCGCTTCAAGCCGAGTTTCAGGTCGAAGGCCGCTCTAAGATTCCATCTCTTTTCATGTTTGATATTCAAGATGAGCAACTTCCCGGTGTTGAAAAAATCTTAGCAGAAAATAATGTTAAACCTCTGGGCCTTTCCCCGCTTGTTCGCGCGCGCATTTTAAAGGTGAATGGTCAGGATTATGAACGCAAACTTGAGACTCAAGGCTTTAAAACACGTGAAGAAGAACGTGATGCCCGATTTAGAAATCGCGGTGTGAATCTTTCCTATCGTCAGGATTTATCGGGAACAGAAAATATTGTGGATGGTCGCCCTTTTTCCGGCGATTTTAATCCTGCAAAACAAAAACGTGCGGAACTTTCAGTCGAAGTCCGCTTTGCTGAGCGCATGGGATTTAAAATCGGTGATGTTCTTGTTTTTGACGTTCAAGGCGTGGAAGTTGAAGGCGAGATCATCAATCTTCGCAAAGTGAAATGGACAAGCTTTCAGCCGAATTTCTTTATTCTTGTGCAAAACGGAGTTCTAAATGAAGCTCCGAAAACATTTATCGCGGCAATTCCATCTTTGAAAGAGGAAAAGCGCACTCTTTTGCAAAACGAAATCGCCAAAGAATTTTCCAACGTGTCAGTCGTCGATGTTGTGCGGACGGTGGATGACGTTCTTAATATGGGTGAAAGAATGAGCTGGTCGCTGGAGCTTATGGCGGCTTTGGCTTTGCTGACTGGCTACATCGTTTTATTCTCGATTGTGCGCAGTCAGATCAAACTGCGTCGTTGGGAACTAAATATGTTAAAAATCCTGGGAGCCTCCTGGGGTGAAGTGGCGAGTTTTATTTTGGCCGAGTTTTCATTCTTGTCTTTTCTCGCGGCTCTCACGGGTTCGCTTTTAAGCATTGTCGTCAGTTTTTCACTGAACATGTTTATTTTTGAAAGTGATTTCACGCTTTCATGGGTGCAGCCGCTTGTGTCCGTTGTCTTAATTACGGGATTAAGTCTTTTGATCTCTTTCTTGGCAAGCTTGGATATTGTGAGGGAAAGCGCACTCAGCATTTTGCGTGAGGAACGATAG